TCTCTCGGATTTGGATTTGGCCATGATGGGCGGCCACCACTTTTTGGAGAATATAGAGGCCCAGGCCGGTGCCCTTGCTTTTGCGGGTGCGTTCATCGCCAATGCGATAAAACTTTTGAAAAATGGCTTGGCGTTCGGTTTTGGGAATGCCGGGCCCTTGGTCCTTAAATTCGATCAGATAATGGTCTTTTTTTTGGCGCAGCTCCACGGATAAAAAGGGGCTTTGGCCAGCGTATTTCAGGGCATTATCGAGCAAATTATGAAAGGCAGATTGCAGCATACTGCGGTCGCCTTGGGGCATACAATCTAGTTGATCATCATAGATAAATCGAATTTCCTTGGGGAAGCGGGGCTGCACCCATTGGATGACCTCTTGGAGCAATTGTTTGAGATCGAGGCATTCGAAAATATATTGGTGGCCGCCTTCTACCCGGGCGGCCAGCAAGAGATCTTGGACCAGCTTGTGGAGTCTTTGGTTATCTTGCAGGGCATTTTTGCTCAGGCGTTGGATTTGCTCGGGGCTAAGTTGGCGCTTTTGAAAAGTTTCTAGAATCAATTGGACCGAGGCGATGGGCGATTTGAGCTCATGCGTAATAGAAAGCAAGAAATTTTGTTGTTGTTGGGCCAGCGCCCATTGTTTGCGTTGGCTTTGCACAATTTTGTAGACGCCGAGAAGGAGGAGGGAGAGAAAAACCAGCCCTTCGCCCATAATCATCATCCGTTGGCGATGGTAATGGCTTTGGGCCGCCTGAAAACTAGGCAAAGCTTGCAACTGCTGTTTGCTAACATCTGGGTGAATGGCTTGGATTTCTGCTTGTTGTGCGCTCCAAACGGCCTCCGTTTTTGTTTGCAACAAATAGGCCCACCAACTGCCTGCTAATAGGATATAGGCCATGACCAAATAGAGCAAAATATTGATAGAACGTTGATTCATTGGCTTTGTCATTAGAATGTCCAGTTGGAAAATTACGGCTTTTTGCAGGCAAGATAAATTTTATCGAGAAATTAGTTGCTGGACTTAAAAGTTAAGTCCTTGCTAAAAAAAAAGGGATAAAAGGGAGAAGGCAGTGGCCTTTTCTCTTAAAAAATTCGTTTTTTTAGAAATCAGACTATCTAAGGTCTATAAAGCAAAACTACCTACAGATAAATGCCTTAAGATGAAAGCAAGCTGTTCATAATAAGGGATTTTGCCCGTTAAACTGTCATACACTATGAAGCAAACATTACTATTCTTTTTTGCCTTATTTATAATGGGGCCTGTTCTCTATGCCCAAGGAACAGTGACGATGAATAACATCAGTCATCCTGGGGCCATATTTGAGGTTTGTCCCGGAGATGCGGTGGTTTTTAATTATACCAACTTAATCTATTGGCCAGACTACTTTTATGTAGAGCATACCGATGGGACCAATTCGGCAGTGATTATTAGAGAGGGCGATTTGTATCAGGGCAATTTTTCTGCAACAGATAGTGAGGCAGAAGAAGATATTGACGATTTGACGGGAGATTTGGGAGGACCCACTGGCCAAACAAGAAGAGATGGGAGTGGAGATGTGAATGCCCTCTTTGTTTCTGGGGCCACTCAAAGTGCGGCTATTCCAAAAAATGGGAGCATCCCCTTTACGATTCCCTCTGACATGAAATCTTGTAAGATTGTCTTTTATGAGCATGATGAGAATGGATTTGGCGGAGGTGATATTGCTGCTCCTATTGATAGTTTTTTCCTCATTGTGGTTCGGCCCGAGCTAGACATTGTGGGTTTGGCCAACACTATTTGTTCTAGAGACACTATTCCAATTCAGTTGAGTCCAAGTCCGAGCAGTGGTTTTCCTACGGGCACCTCACTAACGGTACAGGATGGAGGCGGAGGCCCGGTAACGGGGGCCTATTTGCAAAGCCCTTCGGCGCAACCTGCTTATATTGGGGCTAGCCATGACCTTATTCCAGATGGCTTGAATGCTGGTACGACGCCACTCACGCAAAACTTGGCCAGCCGGGATATACGTCTGCGCTATGTGTATACGCCCTATATGGCCACTACAGCGGCCACTTGTAATGCTATTACCTATACGACTAGCACAAGAATTTACAACAATAGTATTGACTCTGTTCGTTTGGCTCCATTGACTAACAACTCGGATACCGTACCGATTAGCATTAGCTCCAGTGATCCTACCTATTTTGCGAGCTTGATTAACTCTAATCCTCCTATTCCGGTCAGTTATTCTGGTGTTTATGTATTAAACGATCGTTTTTTGGGGGCTACTGCAGATTCTGGTCGTTATGAAATTGGTATTTTGTACAATAATAATGGTTGTACGGCCCTGCTATCGGATACCGCAGAGATTCTAGATGTTCCTCCTCGTGTATTGCCAGAGACGCATTGTCGTTTGGATCCGCCCTTAGTTTTTGGTCGAGATACAACGACCTTTCCTTGGGATCCTAGCTGGGTTGGTCCCAACGCTAGCGCCTCAAATACACGAACCACACAGAGTCGAGAGTATGTGATGACCGTGTCGGCCAACCCTTCCTCTGCTTTAACGACCCTAAACGGAACAGCAGGGCAGGAGGAGTACTCCTTGTCTCCTGCTCCGGGGATAGATAGTGTAACGGTGACCATTTCTTATTATCGAGAAACAAGATCTCAGACTTACAACTCTTCTACGAATACCGTTTCTAGTACTTCTCCAGATCAGCAATTGGTTGTGCGCTATGAAGAGGTAGTTTATGTAGTGGACCCGCCCGAAGTGGCTATAGATTCTACAATTGCAGAGAATTACTGTAATTATGAAACCTTTGTCAATTTAGGTGGCTCTAGCCCCGCTAATGGAGTACATTATATTACCGCCAGAAACGGAAATGCAGCCAATACTTCCACTACGCTAGGGTCTATTTTTAACCCTAATGCAATTTATACGGCTAGTAATGAGACCACTGATGTTAACTACTACCTCATTTATGAGGCGGGACAAGGAAACTGTGCGGCTAGAGATACCGCTAATGTCCGCATCCTTGGAGATGTAGCCCTAGCCATTTCTGGCCGAAACTCTAGCTCTTTGGGTAACCAAAACAACCGCTATTGCACCAATGGTGGCGTAGATCTGCTTTCGGGGATACCTTCTCCCGCCTCCTATAATTCGCTAGATTCTTTGATTGCTTCTCAGGCCAACTTTAGCGGACCTGGTATTGTAGGTAATGGACCACTTTTTAATCCTGCTGCATCAGGAACAGGACCAAAAACAATTACCTTCACTTATATTAGCCAGTATGGTTGTGTTTCTTCTTTAGATTCTACCTTTACGGTGAATTTGGCGCCTATTGCCGGACTAGAAACCGATGAAGCCGATACCACCTATTGTGCCGATGATACAATCGGTATTTTAACGGGAACTCCCTCCGGTGGGGCTTATTCTGGACCAACGATTTCTGGACCAACAGATGATCAGTTTAATCCCTCGGTGGTCTATAGTCCCATTTTGCCGAATACCCCTGGTTATGTCAATTATGCCTATGTTTATCAAGATCCTACTACCCTTTGTAAGGATACGGTAGAAATTGAAGTGACGATTAACCCGCTACCTAGCTCCAACTTCAGTATGGCGAGCTATCATTTCTGCCAAGCCGATGAACCGCAAGAGCTCTTTGGCTTGCCCACCGGTGGGCGCTATTTCTTTGGGGATACTTCTGCCACGGCAGGAATTATTCATGGGGCCCTTATCAATGGACAATATTGGCCCAATCCGAACTACTCGGATAGTACACGCTATCCCGCTTTGGTCCGAGATACCATTATCTATGAAACGGAAGCGCTTACTTGTACTGCCCGAGATACTCAAATTGTCAATATTCATCCGCATCCAGAGTATAGCTTTTTTGCCACTCATGACACTCAAGGTCTGCCCGCAGATGCTACAGCAGATGCTTGCTTTGGCCGAGATACGCTCTTTTTCTATCCCAATTTGCTCACTGGAAATGTCTTGAATTATAGCGGTCCCGGTGTGCTCTTTGAAAAAGAGTTTATGATTTCTAATATTGCAGGAGTGGGTACGCACCAGATTCAGGCGGTTTTCCAAGATACTAGCAATGTCTTTGTTTCTTGTCTGGATACCGCTTGGGCTAGCTTTAATGTGCATAGTTTGCCTAATGTAAAACTGAGCGCAGATAATAGCTGCTCTAGCGATTCCGTCCTCTTTGAGATCGATAATGATAGTATGAATTTGGTCGGAACAATTCCTGGAACCACCACCCTTTACGATTCTATCACTACCGCGGTTTGGAATATGGGCGATGGCAACAGCTTTGCCGCTAGCTATGATAATAATAATCAGTTTCCAACTTTTAATTATCAGTATAGTAGTCCTGGCATTTTTGAGGCCTCGCTCTTTGTCGAAAATAATAACTATTGCAGCGATTCGGATACTATTCGGGTCTTAGTTTTGCCCAATGAACAGCCCAATGCGCTAGTTCCTTATAGTGAAGACTTTGATGCTAGCGCCAATGGTTGGGTTGAAGAGGCCGAAGGCCAAGCCCAATCGAGTAACCTCTGGGAGTGGGGTATGCCCGCCGATCTAGATATTGCTCAGGATCATGGCCAAGTTTGGATCACCCGAACAGATAGTACCTATGGCCCAGATGAAAGTGGTTGGGTGTATAGCCCTTGTATCGACCTAACCGCCCTCGAACGTCCCATGCTCAAACTGGATTTCTTTAATGAAACCGATGAAGGTAATGACGGAACGGTGATCGAATATTTTAATCCCCAAACAGAGAAATGGTTGCCCTTAGGAAATGTCAACCGAGGCATCAATTGGTATAATCAGGCGGTAGTAGCTGGCCGTCCTGGGGTACAAGATTTAGCCCCTAAAGGCTGGTCTGGCATAAGTAATGGCTGGCAAGATGCCCGCTATACCCTAGATGCTTTCCGCAACTTTGAGAATTTCCGCTTTAGAGTGGCCTTTGGCGCTATCGGGGCCTCACAAACGCCTCTTCGTGGCTTTGCCTTCGATAATGTTTGGATCGGGAACCGAGAACGCAATGTACTGCTCGAGCATTTCTCTAATGCTGGGGTGGTCAATATGGACCCAATCAACCAATATGTTTATAATCTGGTCTATCGTACGCCTGCCGTTCGAGATGTGATTTTACTACAAATCAATAATGAAGACCCCGCTTTTGACCCCATGAACAGCCTGAACCGAGACGATCCCTCGGCCAGAACCTCTATTTATGGTATTGATGGCGTAAGCGCTAAGGCGGTAGTCGATGGTCGCCGCTATAGCAACAATCCACCCAATTCTGCCGATTTGAGACAGGAGGATTTTGAAACGGACATGCTAGAAGATGCTCGTTTTGATATTCGTCTCGAGCCGATTGCCTTTATTGGGAATAATAATCTGCAAATCAATGCGACCCTAATCGCTAAGGATACCCTGGCCGCTGCAGATTATGATTTGCAGCTAGTGGTGACCGAAGATTCAGCCGTATATTTTTCTAATGGGGTAAATTTCCATACGCACTCTTTGCTCCGCAAGATGTTGCCCGATGCCGCAGGAACCCGCTTTAGCCAATCTTGGCTGCCTGGCGATAGCGTTCAGCTTTCGGAGGTTTGGACCTACAACCCCAATAATATCGATACGGCTCATCTGGAGGCCATTGCCTTTGTGCAGGAGGATGCCCCCACTAGCCGAACGATTTATCAGGCGGTGAGGACCCGAGATATTACCGAATATGTGAATGCCTTGAGCACTACTGAACTAGCCGAGGCGCAGGCCGAAGCTCATCAGATCAATACGGCTTTGCTTTCGCCAAATCCTGCGGTAAATTATACGCAGTTGTTGTTTGCGCAGCCGCTCAGCCAAGATTTTCAGTGGTCCTTAATCGACTTGCAGGGAAGAGTATTGGCCCAAGGCCAGCTAGAGGCAGGCAGCCAAAGCGCTCGCTTCGATCTGCATGATTTACCCGCAGCTCCTTATTTCTTGCAAATTGGCAATGCCAATTTTAAAACCACCAAGAAGTTTACGGTAATTCGGCCCTAAAGCTGGACCAAAATGAAAACAGGCCCCAAGGCATTGCCTTGGGGCCTGTTTTTTTATCTACAGCAGCCTTTATTTGGCCTTCATCATCTCGACCAAATCTTTCTTAGAGAGTAAGTTATGTAGTCCTTCCTCTCGACCAACCAAAGCTAAATGACTAAATAGTTTTCGCTTTTGGGGTACTTTTACTTTTTCTAGAAACTCTTGATAAACATTTTGGTAGAGCTTCGTTTTTTCCCAATATTTTGCCCGAGGATGCTGGCCCAAAAACAACCAACTCAAGCTAATGAGCTCGCTAAGTTGCTGGCTTGGATTGGCCGCATAAAGAGCTTGGCTGCTATCTTTTAGCAATTGAGCGGCCCGCAATGGAACAATCAGCTCAAACTGCTCGGAAGTGGGGGCAGCGGTTTGCAGGGGCGAAAAATCGAGGCCAAAATCGGGCTGTTGTTTTGCCTGAGCGGCTTTTTGGGCAATTTCGCAATAGTTGGTCCAATTGGGTCCCATAAGCTGCTGCTCCAAAATTTGCAAAGCGGCTTTTTTATAGCTACTTCTGGGCTCTCTAACGAGGCCATAACTGGCGGCCATAACAGCCAGTTCCACCTCATTTTCTTGCTGGGCCAATTGGGCCAATTGAATAAAATCTCCTCCTGTGGCCTGAGGCAGCGCACAGATTTTTTCTAGGTACTTTTGCTGAGCTTTTTGGTCCTTTTCCAAACTGGCCAAATAAAAATAATTGCGCAAAAAAGCGATCTGCTCGCCTTGCAAACGAACGGCCTTGTCGGTTAGGCGCTTGAGCTTTTTTGTCTCTTTTTGGTCAATGTACAAACTTGATAGCGACTGAAATGCAGAGGGCAGCAAACGCCCCCCCTTTTTGATGAGCGGCTTAAAGGCTTTTTCGGCCTTTTCATATTCTTTGAGGCGCAAATGACAATGTGCAATTTCTAGCTGAAAGAGATCGCGGTTTTCGGCTTCCGCCTGTTTTTTCCCTTCCTGAAATTCATTGAGGGCGGCCCGATAATCGGCTTTAAAGAAGTAATCTTTGCCCAGTTTGTAGTCCTTTTCGGCTTGTGGACTAAGTTGGACCTGTGCGCTTAATCCGCAGCTTAGGGCCAAAAAAAGAGATAGAAAAATTGTTCTCATACTAGATTGTTTTTTCTTTAGATGCCGCTCTTTTGGTGTTTTGGCGTATTCAAAGTTTTCTTTTTGATTTGGGGCTGCCCCGCCCTGTGGGCGGGTCGGGCTGTACCGCAGCTCGCAGGTCTGCTCGGCCCTGCGCTTTTTCGCTACGCTCAAAAGCTGGGTCTGGCCTTTGGCCACTGCTATCCATCCCTCAGCCGACGGCCCGATGGGCCTTTTTTGCGGGCCGAAAATGCTGGACCATCTAGCTTTATCTGCAAAAAGCCCAGCCTCCCCAAGGGATTCCTTAGGGAATCCCGCAGAGGGGTGGGTGGGCGGGGACCTATTAACGGATGAGGAGCGAAGCGACGAATGCCGCTTTAAGGGAGGGCCAGGAGAGGGGACAATACCGCCAAAACTGAAAAAAAAAGATGACTGGCCCAGCGCTGCGCAGCCGTGGCCGCAGGCCAGACCAAGGAGCAAAGCGACGCAGGGCCGAGCAGACCTGCGAGCGGCGCAGCATAGCGGCGGCCAGCTAGGCAAAGCCTAGCTGGCCGCGGGCCCCAAAAAAAAGAATAAACTACTGATGAAGATGCTGCCCGTTTTGGTCTAGGGCTTGGCCACAATAAGGACAAAATTTAAATTTTTGACCAAACTGATCACTACAATCATTGGCCGTTTGGGCCAAAACAGGAGCGGATTCAGGAGTGGGCGCAGTTTGGCGAGGCTCTTCGCCATCCTTTGGCTGCTCTAGGCTCATATTGGGATCGCGCTCTAGGCGCTCAATAAAGGCCGAAGAAAGAATACCCGCCGGCAGGGCCACAATACCAATGCCCAAAATAGCGATAATGCCCGAAAGCAACTTGCCTGCAGAAGTAATGGGAAAAACATCGCCATAGCCCACGGTGGTTAGGGTAGCAATAGCCCACCAGAAGGTGGCAATAATATTGGGAAAAGCCCTGGGTTGGACATTTCCTTCCACATACCACATCAGGGTAGAAGAGACCAAGAGCATCACGAAAGTAACAAAGAGCGTAATGCCCAGCTCGTTGCGCTTGTCGATAAAAACATCGCCCACAATAACAATAGATCGAGTGAGGGAGCTGAGTTTGAGCACCCGCAGCAAACGAGAAATTTTGAGCGCCCGAAGAAAGCGGAAATCGACATGGGCCAACTGGAAAAGAAAAGGCGAAATGGCCAAAAAATCAATGAGGCCCCCACTAGATTTAAAAAAGCGCCAGGCCGCAGCGCGAAAAGATTTCTCTTCGGGATATTTAAAATCTGCAGTAAACAAACGAAGAAAAAACTCGGCCGTAAAAATGACCAAAGTCGTATTCTCAAAAAGCGAAAAATAGTGACTAATGATTGTGTTTTGCTGGCTTCTCTCGATCCAGTCTATGATATTTCCCTCATAGCGGTAGTTAATAAAAGACTCCGCAATAATGGCCAAAATACTCAGGATAATGAGAATAGTAATGCTGGTCTCAAAGATCCTAGCGGGCAAACTCGACTCCTCTTGTTCGAGGTCAATAACATCGAAAATATGCCGCCGCAGGCTTTTTTTATTAGTAGATACGCTCATAGTTGGTGTTGATTTGGACAAAAATACAAACTTATCATTGTCTTAAAGCAATAAAGCGCACATAAGCCTTTGCTGCACTAGAAAGAGTAGCCAAAATCTAGCCCCAAAGTGGGAATATACAGCCTGTTGGGCATCCAGTTATTGCCTCCAGCATCCCGCATATAGAGGCCCGAAATATAGACCCTAAAGAAAAAGCCCTCAAAACGTTGAAGTCGATAGCCCAGCATAGGAGCCGTTATGTATATATTGTAGTAGCCATTTCCCGTATTGCGTTCGTTAATTGGAACGGCAAGGCCCGCCCCTAGCTCAAAAAACTGCGTTTTGGCCTTATTGAGGTGAAAATTAAAGCTCAGGTGCCCGTTGATATTGGTTTGCTCCACCAAACTCCCAATGCCTAGGCGGCCCGAAAAATGATAATTTCGCTCTCGACCAATAATGCGATCGTAGGAAATGCCGAGCAAAACGGAGGTGCCGCCCAAAGAGATGGAGACCGCATTGTTGGCTAGCTTTTTAGTCGGCACAAAAAAATCCTTGCGATAATCAAACTCAATTTTTGTCAAATCAGACTGAGCAATGCTGTCGAGCTGCTTGGGAGGCTCTGTATGCCTGAAATAGACAAAGTTGCTGTCTGTCCTTAAAACTCGAGCCCCCAATATTTTACCGTCTTTTTTGTAAATTAAGTCTTGGGCTTGGCTGCTTACAGCCAGAAACAAACAGGCGAAGAAGAGGAAATAGCGCATCTTTTAAAATTAGCTGGTGAATGGGATTACCTTCCTTGAACGATAACTAGCATAGTTTGGTGGGAAAATAGGCCGAAAACTATGGATTTTGCCTCTTTTCCCCCAAATTTTTTTCACGGGCTTTTTTGTATCTTGCCCCTAGCTAAAATTTTTGACTATGAACTGGAAAATGCTCTTTATCGATAATCAGTTTGGCAAAGGGAAAATCCCTAGCCCTATTGCTCAAGTTATAGGTATTTTTGGCGTTGCGCTACTCATGATGCTGGCCGGAGGCTTTTCTGGCAGCGCCAATTGGAGCTGGATGGTGGCGGGCGCTATGCTGATGTTTTATGCCCTAATTAACAGCGTACTCAGCATCTTTGCGGCTCAGCGCATGCGCTATTATCAGTTCTCTATTTATGGAACGATGTTCCTGTTTATTGCGCTTGGCGGCCTGGCCCAACTGATTTCTGGCCAAAGCATCTTTGAAGGAGCAGCTGATAACCGCAGCATCTTTATTGTGCTGCTCTTGGCCTATTTTTCGCTGATGGGCTTAGCTTTTATGCTTCGTTCGCTGGCCGATTTTATGAAGGCCAAGGATGAGGAAATTCACAAGAACTAATTTGATTTATGCG
This genomic interval from Saprospira grandis contains the following:
- a CDS encoding sensor histidine kinase, producing the protein MNQRSINILLYLVMAYILLAGSWWAYLLQTKTEAVWSAQQAEIQAIHPDVSKQQLQALPSFQAAQSHYHRQRMMIMGEGLVFLSLLLLGVYKIVQSQRKQWALAQQQQNFLLSITHELKSPIASVQLILETFQKRQLSPEQIQRLSKNALQDNQRLHKLVQDLLLAARVEGGHQYIFECLDLKQLLQEVIQWVQPRFPKEIRFIYDDQLDCMPQGDRSMLQSAFHNLLDNALKYAGQSPFLSVELRQKKDHYLIEFKDQGPGIPKTERQAIFQKFYRIGDERTRKSKGTGLGLYILQKVVAAHHGQIQIRENQPQGSIFSIKLPIK
- a CDS encoding T9SS type A sorting domain-containing protein yields the protein MKQTLLFFFALFIMGPVLYAQGTVTMNNISHPGAIFEVCPGDAVVFNYTNLIYWPDYFYVEHTDGTNSAVIIREGDLYQGNFSATDSEAEEDIDDLTGDLGGPTGQTRRDGSGDVNALFVSGATQSAAIPKNGSIPFTIPSDMKSCKIVFYEHDENGFGGGDIAAPIDSFFLIVVRPELDIVGLANTICSRDTIPIQLSPSPSSGFPTGTSLTVQDGGGGPVTGAYLQSPSAQPAYIGASHDLIPDGLNAGTTPLTQNLASRDIRLRYVYTPYMATTAATCNAITYTTSTRIYNNSIDSVRLAPLTNNSDTVPISISSSDPTYFASLINSNPPIPVSYSGVYVLNDRFLGATADSGRYEIGILYNNNGCTALLSDTAEILDVPPRVLPETHCRLDPPLVFGRDTTTFPWDPSWVGPNASASNTRTTQSREYVMTVSANPSSALTTLNGTAGQEEYSLSPAPGIDSVTVTISYYRETRSQTYNSSTNTVSSTSPDQQLVVRYEEVVYVVDPPEVAIDSTIAENYCNYETFVNLGGSSPANGVHYITARNGNAANTSTTLGSIFNPNAIYTASNETTDVNYYLIYEAGQGNCAARDTANVRILGDVALAISGRNSSSLGNQNNRYCTNGGVDLLSGIPSPASYNSLDSLIASQANFSGPGIVGNGPLFNPAASGTGPKTITFTYISQYGCVSSLDSTFTVNLAPIAGLETDEADTTYCADDTIGILTGTPSGGAYSGPTISGPTDDQFNPSVVYSPILPNTPGYVNYAYVYQDPTTLCKDTVEIEVTINPLPSSNFSMASYHFCQADEPQELFGLPTGGRYFFGDTSATAGIIHGALINGQYWPNPNYSDSTRYPALVRDTIIYETEALTCTARDTQIVNIHPHPEYSFFATHDTQGLPADATADACFGRDTLFFYPNLLTGNVLNYSGPGVLFEKEFMISNIAGVGTHQIQAVFQDTSNVFVSCLDTAWASFNVHSLPNVKLSADNSCSSDSVLFEIDNDSMNLVGTIPGTTTLYDSITTAVWNMGDGNSFAASYDNNNQFPTFNYQYSSPGIFEASLFVENNNYCSDSDTIRVLVLPNEQPNALVPYSEDFDASANGWVEEAEGQAQSSNLWEWGMPADLDIAQDHGQVWITRTDSTYGPDESGWVYSPCIDLTALERPMLKLDFFNETDEGNDGTVIEYFNPQTEKWLPLGNVNRGINWYNQAVVAGRPGVQDLAPKGWSGISNGWQDARYTLDAFRNFENFRFRVAFGAIGASQTPLRGFAFDNVWIGNRERNVLLEHFSNAGVVNMDPINQYVYNLVYRTPAVRDVILLQINNEDPAFDPMNSLNRDDPSARTSIYGIDGVSAKAVVDGRRYSNNPPNSADLRQEDFETDMLEDARFDIRLEPIAFIGNNNLQINATLIAKDTLAAADYDLQLVVTEDSAVYFSNGVNFHTHSLLRKMLPDAAGTRFSQSWLPGDSVQLSEVWTYNPNNIDTAHLEAIAFVQEDAPTSRTIYQAVRTRDITEYVNALSTTELAEAQAEAHQINTALLSPNPAVNYTQLLFAQPLSQDFQWSLIDLQGRVLAQGQLEAGSQSARFDLHDLPAAPYFLQIGNANFKTTKKFTVIRP
- a CDS encoding tetratricopeptide repeat protein: MRTIFLSLFLALSCGLSAQVQLSPQAEKDYKLGKDYFFKADYRAALNEFQEGKKQAEAENRDLFQLEIAHCHLRLKEYEKAEKAFKPLIKKGGRLLPSAFQSLSSLYIDQKETKKLKRLTDKAVRLQGEQIAFLRNYFYLASLEKDQKAQQKYLEKICALPQATGGDFIQLAQLAQQENEVELAVMAASYGLVREPRSSYKKAALQILEQQLMGPNWTNYCEIAQKAAQAKQQPDFGLDFSPLQTAAPTSEQFELIVPLRAAQLLKDSSQALYAANPSQQLSELISLSWLFLGQHPRAKYWEKTKLYQNVYQEFLEKVKVPQKRKLFSHLALVGREEGLHNLLSKKDLVEMMKAK
- a CDS encoding ion transporter, translating into MSVSTNKKSLRRHIFDVIDLEQEESSLPARIFETSITILIILSILAIIAESFINYRYEGNIIDWIERSQQNTIISHYFSLFENTTLVIFTAEFFLRLFTADFKYPEEKSFRAAAWRFFKSSGGLIDFLAISPFLFQLAHVDFRFLRALKISRLLRVLKLSSLTRSIVIVGDVFIDKRNELGITLFVTFVMLLVSSTLMWYVEGNVQPRAFPNIIATFWWAIATLTTVGYGDVFPITSAGKLLSGIIAILGIGIVALPAGILSSAFIERLERDPNMSLEQPKDGEEPRQTAPTPESAPVLAQTANDCSDQFGQKFKFCPYCGQALDQNGQHLHQ